In Deltaproteobacteria bacterium, the following proteins share a genomic window:
- a CDS encoding TIGR03013 family PEP-CTERM/XrtA system glycosyltransferase yields the protein MKFLRFSFQSRKILLFLCEGGLIFSSVMAGVYLRLGTFQYESVVLKAFVTVSVCLVCLYYTDLYNIRIIRDLRELLFRLIQALGASSILLAGIYYLYPQLIIGRGISLIAAVIIFFSIFTWRLLYRWFLMSRGMEENILIIGTTPLAFALAGEISTHRTLGYRVIGFIGEEAGVSVGNPVELPVLGTCNDIPEVVKKYAISRIIVSVSERRGKLPMDVLLKCKMGGVEIDEGVGFYEWITGKILVDKLRPSWLVFSSGFKKDQLTRVSKRVSEMILSFMLLLFLMPLVIFIALLIKIESRGPVFFKQERVGEHGRTFVLYKFRSMREDAEEKTGPVWAEGEDGRVTRVGKILRKIRLDEIPQLWNVLKGDMSIVGPRPERPFFVEQLSREIPFYNERHSVKPGITGWAQVRYEYGASVEDALEKLQYDLFYIKHMSLLLDLEVIIDTLKVVFLGRGAR from the coding sequence ATGAAGTTTTTAAGATTTTCATTCCAGTCCAGAAAAATCCTCCTGTTTCTCTGCGAAGGGGGACTGATCTTTTCATCGGTCATGGCCGGGGTCTATCTGCGGTTGGGGACCTTTCAATACGAATCGGTGGTTCTCAAGGCATTCGTGACCGTTTCGGTCTGCCTGGTTTGTCTCTATTATACGGACCTCTACAATATCCGGATTATCCGGGATTTACGGGAACTGTTGTTTCGCCTGATTCAGGCACTGGGGGCGTCGTCGATTCTTCTGGCCGGGATCTATTATCTTTATCCGCAACTCATCATCGGCAGAGGGATTTCCCTGATTGCAGCGGTCATTATTTTCTTTTCGATCTTCACTTGGCGTCTGCTTTACCGGTGGTTTCTCATGTCCCGGGGGATGGAGGAGAATATCCTCATTATCGGCACGACTCCCCTGGCCTTTGCCCTGGCCGGGGAGATCTCGACCCACAGGACCCTGGGATACCGGGTGATCGGTTTTATCGGAGAGGAAGCCGGTGTGTCGGTCGGAAATCCTGTGGAATTGCCGGTACTGGGGACCTGCAACGACATTCCGGAGGTTGTTAAGAAATACGCCATTAGCAGAATCATTGTTTCCGTCAGTGAGCGGAGAGGGAAACTCCCGATGGATGTTCTTCTGAAATGCAAGATGGGCGGTGTGGAAATTGACGAAGGGGTCGGTTTTTATGAATGGATTACCGGCAAGATTCTCGTGGACAAACTGCGACCGAGCTGGTTGGTTTTCTCCTCCGGATTCAAAAAGGACCAGCTGACCCGGGTCTCCAAACGAGTCAGTGAGATGATCCTTTCTTTCATGCTGCTCCTCTTTTTGATGCCGCTGGTGATTTTTATTGCCCTGTTGATCAAGATCGAAAGCCGGGGGCCGGTCTTCTTTAAGCAGGAGCGGGTCGGCGAACATGGAAGGACCTTTGTCCTCTACAAGTTTCGTTCCATGCGTGAGGATGCGGAAGAAAAGACCGGACCGGTATGGGCGGAAGGCGAAGACGGGCGGGTCACCCGGGTCGGGAAAATTCTACGGAAGATAAGATTGGATGAGATCCCGCAGTTATGGAATGTTCTCAAGGGAGATATGAGCATTGTCGGTCCGCGTCCTGAACGGCCTTTTTTTGTGGAACAGCTCTCCCGGGAGATCCCCTTCTATAATGAACGACATTCCGTGAAACCGGGGATTACCGGTTGGGCCCAGGTCCGTTATGAATACGGCGCCTCGGTAGAGGATGCGCTGGAAAAGCTGCAGTACGATCTTTTTTACATCAAGCATATGTCCCTTCTGCTTGACCTGGAGGTGATCATTGATACTTTAAAGGTGGTCTTTCTCGGTAGGGGAGCAAGGTGA
- a CDS encoding lipopolysaccharide biosynthesis protein — MEQQNVMDIKDLGRILRKRKWTILIPAVSLFIVIALVAYLLPAIYKSETMILIENQKIPTDYVQSTVTSEVEERLNVINQRLMSRTRLEKIINKFNLYPEYRKDWTREEIINKMREDINLEVVSAEGVDKKSGRPVTFTVAFKLSYEGKDPATVQKVCSELASFYIEENLKLRVDTSAMTTRFVSDEMKKMEEEIRKVGKTIAEYKEKHQNELPEQLMVNMQNLDRYERYLETNHRDLQNAKSSLVFLRGQLAETDPDATMISSYGKRVLSPKEQLELDRTQLITLESKLSPHHPDVLAMKKEIARLEKEVQTDDVDTLKQSLSEKEAELATLRAKYSGKHPDVIRVSGEVRDLKNRIQQIRKTQGGEASEYAVDPTNPAYISLQTQIESKKLEIVSLQQQEKQYKKVIEFYQQRIANTPTVEKALAALQSDYDVARTNYQELMNKETQAKISESMENRQEAERFTIIDPAQLPEEPYKPNRMAILFIGLILGVGAGAGSGFLAEYMDQSFSSVEDLRSFSELPVLAVIPKVVTGDEIQHRKKRRRILFASLLIILVALLVVVQIFFFKFDIFFIKLFREARKFPIQ; from the coding sequence ATGGAACAACAGAATGTTATGGACATCAAGGATCTGGGGCGAATTCTCCGAAAACGAAAATGGACGATCCTGATTCCGGCGGTTTCCCTCTTTATAGTGATTGCCCTGGTTGCCTATCTGTTGCCGGCGATCTACAAGTCGGAGACGATGATCCTGATTGAAAACCAGAAGATCCCTACGGACTATGTCCAGTCCACGGTGACCTCGGAGGTGGAGGAACGGCTGAACGTCATCAATCAGCGGTTGATGAGCCGGACAAGGCTGGAAAAGATTATTAACAAGTTTAACCTTTATCCGGAATACCGGAAAGACTGGACGCGTGAAGAGATCATCAACAAGATGCGGGAAGATATCAATCTTGAAGTCGTCTCGGCGGAAGGGGTGGACAAGAAGAGTGGCAGGCCGGTGACTTTTACGGTGGCATTCAAACTCTCTTATGAGGGAAAAGATCCGGCCACCGTTCAGAAGGTTTGCAGCGAACTGGCCTCTTTCTATATCGAAGAAAATCTCAAGCTTCGTGTCGACACCAGTGCCATGACGACCCGTTTTGTCTCCGACGAGATGAAAAAAATGGAAGAGGAGATCCGGAAGGTCGGAAAGACGATTGCTGAATACAAAGAGAAACACCAGAACGAGCTTCCCGAACAGCTCATGGTGAACATGCAGAATTTAGACCGATATGAGCGGTATCTGGAGACGAATCACCGGGATCTGCAGAATGCGAAGTCCAGTCTTGTCTTTCTCCGGGGGCAGCTTGCGGAAACGGATCCCGATGCTACAATGATCTCCAGCTACGGCAAACGGGTCCTTTCTCCCAAGGAACAGTTGGAACTCGATCGGACCCAGTTGATCACCCTTGAGTCAAAACTTTCTCCCCATCATCCCGATGTCCTGGCCATGAAGAAAGAGATCGCCCGCCTGGAGAAGGAAGTGCAGACCGATGATGTGGACACCCTGAAACAGAGCCTTAGTGAAAAGGAGGCCGAACTGGCAACGCTTCGAGCCAAATACAGCGGGAAGCATCCTGATGTGATCCGTGTTTCCGGTGAAGTGCGGGATCTGAAAAACCGGATACAGCAGATTCGGAAGACCCAGGGTGGCGAGGCTTCCGAGTATGCCGTGGACCCGACCAACCCGGCCTACATCAGCCTGCAGACCCAGATCGAATCGAAGAAACTCGAGATCGTCTCTTTGCAGCAGCAGGAAAAGCAATACAAGAAAGTGATCGAATTCTACCAGCAACGGATCGCAAATACTCCGACCGTGGAGAAGGCCCTGGCAGCGTTGCAAAGCGACTATGATGTGGCCCGGACCAATTACCAGGAACTGATGAACAAAGAAACCCAGGCGAAGATCTCCGAAAGCATGGAGAATCGCCAAGAGGCGGAGCGGTTTACCATTATTGATCCCGCCCAGCTTCCGGAGGAGCCCTACAAGCCGAACCGGATGGCGATTCTCTTCATCGGCCTGATCCTCGGGGTCGGTGCCGGGGCAGGCTCGGGTTTCCTTGCTGAATATATGGATCAGTCCTTCTCCAGCGTGGAGGATCTGCGGAGTTTCTCCGAATTACCCGTTCTGGCTGTAATCCCGAAGGTGGTGACCGGGGACGAGATCCAACACCGGAAGAAACGGCGCCGCATCCTCTTCGCCTCTTTGCTGATTATCCTCGTTGCGCTTTTAGTGGTGGTACAGATCTTCTTCTTTAAATTTGATATCTTTTTCATTAAACTTTTTCGGGAGGCTCGGAAGTTTCCCATCCAGTAA
- a CDS encoding sigma-54-dependent Fis family transcriptional regulator yields the protein MIEDTRILIIDDEIEICNYLKTLVSQFGFHADFATNGREGLKMIQREKPDLVILDVVMPGMDGIEVLKKIKENGIDTSVIMLSGHRQTSTVVGAMKFGAADFLNKPFDPDELEITINKVLEKRELISEVKRLKKQVNDQTGGQILFGNSEKMAAIKEVIDQVADTDITVLIRGESGTGKGLIARFLYMNSTRQDQHFVKVNCAALPDELLESELFGYERGAFTGAHKKKPGKFEYANHGTIFLDEIGEIHPSLQAKLLQVLQDGEFSPLGSERDVRVDSRVIAATNRDLEAEVANGKFREDLYFRLNVVSILVPPLRERLEEIPVLTEHFLQKYNLKYNKSCRNISSETLDRFMRYDWPGNVRELENMIKRVVVLGSEKPILTEFRLKEEEGHAADLSGDTALYSAGSAAQRPQSFLDALLNGQEEYTLRDVSKIASKKAEKALIERVLKQTNWNRKKTAEILKVSYKALLYKIKENKIDKFNSL from the coding sequence ATGATCGAGGATACCCGCATTCTGATCATCGATGATGAGATCGAAATCTGTAATTATCTGAAGACCCTGGTTTCCCAGTTCGGATTCCATGCCGACTTCGCGACAAACGGTCGAGAGGGGCTGAAGATGATTCAACGGGAAAAGCCGGACCTTGTGATTCTCGATGTCGTCATGCCCGGGATGGACGGGATCGAGGTTCTCAAGAAGATCAAAGAGAACGGCATCGATACGAGTGTCATCATGCTTTCCGGTCATCGTCAGACGAGTACCGTCGTCGGGGCGATGAAGTTCGGCGCCGCCGACTTTCTAAACAAGCCTTTCGATCCTGATGAATTAGAGATTACCATCAACAAGGTGTTGGAAAAACGGGAACTCATCTCGGAGGTCAAACGGCTCAAAAAACAGGTGAACGACCAGACCGGCGGCCAGATCCTTTTCGGTAACAGTGAGAAGATGGCGGCCATCAAGGAGGTTATCGATCAGGTGGCGGATACCGACATCACCGTCCTCATCCGGGGAGAAAGCGGTACCGGCAAGGGGTTGATCGCCCGTTTTCTCTATATGAATTCCACCCGTCAGGATCAGCACTTTGTCAAGGTAAATTGTGCGGCTCTGCCGGACGAACTGCTGGAGAGCGAACTCTTCGGTTATGAACGGGGGGCTTTTACGGGGGCTCACAAGAAAAAACCAGGGAAGTTCGAGTATGCCAATCACGGGACGATTTTTCTCGATGAGATCGGGGAAATCCATCCTTCCCTGCAGGCGAAACTGCTCCAGGTCCTGCAGGATGGAGAATTCTCGCCCCTTGGGAGCGAGCGGGATGTACGGGTCGATTCGCGGGTGATCGCCGCAACGAACCGGGACCTGGAGGCAGAGGTTGCCAACGGGAAATTTCGGGAGGACCTTTATTTTCGTCTGAACGTCGTATCGATCCTGGTCCCTCCGTTGCGTGAACGGCTGGAAGAGATCCCTGTTTTGACGGAACATTTCCTGCAGAAGTATAATCTTAAATATAACAAGTCTTGTCGGAATATTTCCAGCGAGACCCTGGATCGCTTCATGCGCTACGATTGGCCCGGCAACGTCCGGGAATTAGAGAATATGATCAAGCGGGTGGTGGTTCTCGGTAGCGAAAAACCGATTCTGACGGAATTCCGCCTGAAGGAAGAAGAGGGTCATGCAGCGGATCTTTCGGGAGACACGGCGTTGTATTCGGCGGGATCGGCAGCGCAGCGCCCCCAATCCTTTCTCGATGCTCTCCTGAACGGACAGGAGGAATATACACTGCGGGATGTCAGCAAGATCGCTTCAAAGAAGGCGGAGAAGGCATTGATTGAGCGGGTTCTCAAACAGACGAACTGGAATCGGAAAAAGACGGCGGAGATCCTGAAGGTCAGCTATAAGGCCTTGCTTTATAAGATTAAAGAGAATAAAATAGACAAATTTAACTCGTTATGA
- a CDS encoding nucleotide sugar dehydrogenase gives MSNAQDLEKKFRYSIRQGTLHAGIIGLGYVGLPLAMEFARAGYHVTGIDLDDEKVRRIRAGKSYIPDVEGHELQALVTKGRLTATTDYSVLKDLDTVNICVPTPLRKTKDPDVSYIVNAVEHVAQYLHRGQLIVLESTTYPGTTEELVLPMLQEKGLKVGSDFCLAFSPERVDPGNEKYQTRNTPKVVGGVTGRCNRIAAAFYAEAIDRVVSVSSPRVAEMVKLLENTFRSVNIGLVNELALMCDKMGIDVWEVIDAAGTKPFGFMPFYPGPGLGGHCIPIDPFYLSWKAKQSGFEPRFIELAGEVNGKMPHHVATKVMDALNMHEKSLKGSKVLVLGVAYKKDIDDLRESPALDIIKLLQDKGAKVSFSDPFIPRVALDGARPLRSVALNRKMIVTYDCVLIITDHSAIDYREIVKEAKLVVDTRNALKGIAGKNIVRL, from the coding sequence ATGAGTAATGCGCAGGACCTGGAAAAGAAATTTAGGTACTCTATCCGTCAGGGAACGCTGCATGCCGGTATCATCGGGCTGGGTTATGTGGGTCTTCCTCTGGCTATGGAGTTTGCCCGGGCCGGCTACCATGTGACGGGGATCGACCTGGACGATGAAAAGGTCCGCCGGATCCGGGCCGGCAAATCCTATATTCCCGACGTGGAGGGGCATGAACTCCAGGCGTTGGTCACGAAGGGGCGGCTGACGGCCACCACCGACTATTCCGTTCTGAAGGATCTCGATACCGTGAACATCTGCGTTCCCACCCCGCTCCGGAAGACGAAGGACCCCGACGTCTCCTACATCGTCAATGCTGTGGAGCATGTCGCACAATATTTGCACCGGGGTCAATTGATCGTTCTGGAAAGCACGACCTACCCGGGGACGACGGAGGAACTGGTGCTGCCGATGCTACAGGAGAAAGGACTGAAGGTGGGCAGCGACTTCTGCCTGGCCTTTTCACCGGAACGGGTCGATCCCGGGAATGAAAAATATCAGACCCGCAACACGCCGAAGGTCGTCGGCGGGGTGACCGGACGCTGCAACCGGATCGCTGCCGCTTTTTATGCAGAGGCGATTGACAGGGTGGTCTCCGTCTCCTCCCCGAGAGTGGCCGAGATGGTCAAGCTGCTGGAGAATACCTTCCGGAGCGTCAATATCGGGCTCGTAAATGAGCTTGCTCTCATGTGCGACAAGATGGGAATCGACGTTTGGGAGGTCATCGATGCAGCGGGGACCAAGCCGTTCGGTTTCATGCCCTTTTACCCCGGCCCGGGGTTGGGAGGACACTGTATCCCCATTGATCCCTTCTATCTTTCATGGAAAGCCAAACAGAGCGGTTTCGAGCCCCGTTTTATCGAACTGGCCGGGGAGGTCAACGGGAAGATGCCTCACCATGTGGCGACCAAGGTCATGGATGCCTTGAATATGCATGAAAAGAGCCTGAAGGGGTCGAAGGTTCTCGTATTGGGTGTGGCCTATAAAAAGGATATCGACGACCTGCGGGAATCTCCGGCCCTTGATATCATTAAACTTTTGCAGGACAAGGGGGCGAAGGTCTCCTTTTCCGATCCCTTTATCCCGAGAGTTGCCCTGGACGGGGCCCGGCCGCTTCGGTCCGTTGCGCTTAACCGGAAGATGATCGTCACCTATGATTGCGTCCTGATTATCACCGATCACAGCGCCATTGATTATCGGGAGATTGTGAAGGAAGCTAAATTAGTGGTGGATACCCGGAATGCCCTCAAGGGAATTGCGGGAAAGAATATCGTTCGGCTTTGA
- a CDS encoding polysaccharide export protein, whose amino-acid sequence MKRILLLLMACGLGIWGCATTGRTPKAPTDQQAAVTAPEEYIIGPEDILVISVWKDDTLTTEAVVRSDGKISVPLINDVQASGLTVLQLKDEITKRLKEFVPGVDVTVIVKQMNSNKVYIQGEVTRPGPQDFNGELTVIQALALAGGLTPYAKGSSIIILRADGQKRLFNYNQVIKGKNLKQNIRLRRGDTIIIP is encoded by the coding sequence ATGAAACGGATTCTGCTGTTGCTGATGGCCTGCGGGTTGGGGATCTGGGGATGTGCAACGACGGGGAGGACGCCGAAGGCCCCGACGGATCAACAGGCGGCGGTCACCGCTCCCGAGGAATATATCATCGGTCCGGAAGATATCCTTGTGATCTCCGTCTGGAAGGATGATACCCTGACGACGGAGGCGGTGGTTCGTTCCGACGGGAAGATCTCCGTTCCGTTGATCAATGACGTTCAGGCAAGCGGGCTGACCGTTTTGCAGTTGAAGGATGAGATTACCAAACGCCTCAAGGAATTTGTCCCCGGTGTGGATGTGACGGTCATCGTTAAACAGATGAACAGCAACAAGGTCTACATCCAGGGGGAGGTGACCCGGCCCGGTCCCCAGGATTTCAACGGGGAGTTGACGGTCATCCAGGCCCTGGCACTGGCGGGGGGGTTGACCCCCTATGCGAAAGGAAGTTCGATCATTATTCTCCGGGCCGATGGGCAAAAGCGCCTGTTTAACTACAACCAGGTCATCAAGGGGAAAAACCTGAAACAGAACATCCGGCTGCGGCGGGGAGATACGATCATTATACCTTAA
- a CDS encoding polysaccharide biosynthesis tyrosine autokinase, giving the protein MSKIEEALKKAKQSREKGGTSEVPASEVFLEGSPEYTRTRFQEVDPKQVEANRIVTLSGESTRVTEQYRMLRTQILQKTEGCGDNCLMVTSSVDGEGKSTTAINLAVAIAKEVHKTVLLVDADLRRPSIHKYLGLTPEQGLSHYLLESVPLEDLLIRTGVEKLSFLPAGSPMVDSTEILRSTRMQELIREVKERYKNRYVIFDTTPLLQTADSCVLAQFMDGIIFVVQAEKTPRKEVAEALKLLDGRNVLGVVMNNLAVTEKHYQYET; this is encoded by the coding sequence ATGAGCAAAATCGAAGAAGCGCTGAAAAAAGCGAAGCAGTCTCGAGAAAAAGGTGGGACCTCCGAGGTTCCGGCCTCGGAGGTATTCCTGGAAGGTTCGCCGGAGTACACCCGGACCCGCTTCCAGGAGGTCGATCCGAAACAGGTGGAGGCAAACCGGATTGTTACGTTATCGGGAGAGTCCACACGCGTGACCGAGCAGTATCGTATGCTCCGTACCCAGATCCTCCAGAAAACCGAGGGGTGTGGGGATAACTGCCTCATGGTCACCAGTTCCGTCGATGGGGAAGGGAAGAGCACGACTGCAATCAATCTTGCCGTGGCCATTGCCAAGGAGGTCCATAAGACGGTGCTTCTTGTGGATGCCGACCTGCGGCGTCCGTCGATTCATAAATATCTCGGACTTACGCCGGAGCAGGGGCTGTCTCACTATCTTCTTGAGAGTGTTCCCCTGGAGGATCTCCTGATCCGGACCGGTGTGGAAAAGCTGAGCTTTCTGCCGGCCGGCAGTCCCATGGTCGATTCCACCGAAATCCTGCGTTCCACCCGGATGCAGGAGCTGATCCGGGAGGTGAAGGAGCGCTACAAGAATCGTTATGTGATCTTCGATACGACCCCGCTGCTGCAGACGGCCGACTCCTGTGTCCTTGCCCAGTTTATGGACGGAATTATATTTGTCGTCCAGGCGGAAAAGACCCCTCGCAAGGAAGTTGCCGAAGCCTTGAAACTGCTGGATGGACGGAATGTTCTCGGAGTGGTGATGAACAATCTTGCCGTGACGGAGAAGCACTATCAATATGAGACTTGA
- a CDS encoding NAD-dependent epimerase/dehydratase family protein: MRVLVTGGAGFIGSTLVDRLLERGDSVICLDSFDDFYDPSIKRCNLEMVSNHPGFTLLTGDIRDNAVMKKVMDDLSFDAVIHTAARAGVRPSIEQPALYEDVNIKGTMNLLELARQVQPANFVFLSSSSVYGVNRKVPFSETDPVDHPISPYAATKKACELICHTYHHLYGLNITCVRPFTVYGPRQRPEMAIHKFTRMIDRGETLPMFGDGTSRRDYTYIDDLVDGILRALDRPLGYDVINLGEHDTIALRELIALIEKNLGKKARIEKLPDQPGDVPVTYADITRAKEKLGYAPQVKVPEGVRKFVEWYRERSV, encoded by the coding sequence ATGAGAGTACTCGTGACGGGGGGCGCGGGTTTTATCGGATCGACCCTTGTGGATCGTCTTCTCGAACGGGGTGACTCCGTGATCTGTCTCGACTCCTTTGATGATTTCTACGATCCGTCCATCAAACGGTGCAACCTTGAGATGGTTTCCAACCATCCGGGATTTACCCTGCTTACAGGGGATATCCGGGATAATGCCGTGATGAAGAAGGTGATGGATGACCTCTCTTTTGATGCCGTCATTCACACGGCGGCCCGGGCCGGGGTCCGGCCCTCCATCGAACAGCCCGCCCTCTACGAGGATGTCAACATTAAAGGAACGATGAATCTTCTGGAACTTGCCCGGCAGGTGCAGCCTGCAAACTTTGTTTTTCTTTCTTCCTCCTCGGTCTACGGTGTGAACAGGAAGGTTCCCTTTTCCGAGACCGATCCCGTCGACCATCCGATCTCTCCCTATGCAGCGACCAAGAAAGCCTGCGAGCTGATCTGCCATACCTATCATCATCTTTACGGCCTCAACATCACCTGCGTCCGGCCCTTTACCGTTTACGGCCCGCGGCAGCGGCCGGAGATGGCGATTCACAAATTTACCCGGATGATCGACCGGGGCGAGACGCTCCCCATGTTCGGGGACGGAACCTCCCGACGTGATTATACCTATATCGATGATCTTGTGGACGGGATCCTGCGGGCGTTGGACCGCCCCCTCGGTTATGACGTCATCAATCTCGGAGAACACGACACGATTGCACTGCGGGAGTTGATCGCCCTCATTGAAAAGAATCTTGGAAAGAAAGCGCGGATTGAAAAGTTGCCCGATCAGCCCGGTGATGTGCCGGTGACTTATGCCGACATCACACGGGCGAAAGAAAAATTGGGCTACGCCCCGCAAGTCAAGGTGCCGGAAGGGGTTCGGAAATTTGTAGAGTGGTACCGGGAAAGAAGTGTATAG
- a CDS encoding AAA family ATPase: MYSQFYNFKEKPFSLTPDPEFLYRSRAHKRALAYLEYGIRDPSGFTCITGEIGAGKTTLLRVFLNQMEGQVRIARVFNTKVTSRQLLEMILQDLGVTCKGMSKTEMIDALNRHLIETFAEGDRVVLLIDEAQNLNVDLLEEIRLLSNLETEKAKLLQIILVGQSELRELLQLPKLEQFRQRITVNYHIQPLDSAETTAYIHHRLRVAGRGEPLVFPGAVLKVIHHYSRGVPRLINVICDALLLYGFVEEKPQPDEGMIREVVKDLLQDGTLKDPEKILRDKEEAAAVRQGAAGMLTTLREKVRTLERQQEVFEKTLKGLVGNNRFLEEKSSELLRRFEELHRREQALAVKQEQLKQKESELLRQENRLPGYLPIIEGEKHE; encoded by the coding sequence ATGTATAGTCAATTTTATAATTTCAAAGAGAAACCCTTTTCCCTGACCCCGGATCCGGAGTTTCTCTATCGGAGCCGGGCACACAAACGGGCGCTTGCCTACCTGGAATACGGTATTCGGGATCCTTCCGGATTTACCTGTATTACAGGCGAGATCGGCGCCGGCAAGACCACGCTGCTGCGGGTTTTTCTCAACCAGATGGAGGGGCAGGTCCGGATCGCCAGGGTCTTTAATACCAAGGTGACCTCACGGCAGCTTTTAGAAATGATCCTCCAGGATCTGGGAGTTACCTGCAAGGGGATGAGCAAGACGGAGATGATCGATGCTCTGAACCGTCATCTGATTGAGACCTTTGCCGAAGGTGACCGGGTGGTCCTCCTGATTGATGAGGCCCAGAACCTGAACGTCGATCTTCTCGAAGAGATTCGTCTCCTGTCGAACCTGGAGACGGAAAAGGCCAAACTGCTCCAGATTATCCTGGTGGGGCAGTCGGAACTCCGGGAACTCCTCCAGTTACCGAAACTGGAACAGTTCCGGCAGCGGATCACGGTCAACTACCATATCCAGCCTCTCGATTCGGCGGAGACGACGGCCTATATCCACCATCGTCTCCGGGTTGCCGGGCGGGGTGAGCCGCTGGTTTTTCCCGGGGCGGTATTGAAGGTTATTCATCATTATTCGCGGGGGGTTCCCCGCCTAATCAATGTAATCTGTGATGCCCTGCTGCTGTATGGTTTCGTGGAAGAGAAACCACAGCCCGATGAAGGGATGATTCGGGAGGTTGTGAAGGACCTGTTGCAGGACGGAACTTTGAAGGATCCGGAGAAGATCCTTCGGGACAAGGAAGAGGCAGCGGCCGTCCGACAGGGTGCGGCCGGAATGCTCACGACCCTGCGGGAGAAAGTGCGGACCCTGGAACGGCAGCAGGAGGTTTTCGAAAAGACCCTGAAGGGGTTGGTCGGCAACAACCGGTTCCTTGAAGAAAAAAGCTCCGAGCTGCTCCGTCGGTTTGAAGAACTCCATCGCAGAGAACAGGCGCTGGCGGTGAAGCAGGAACAACTGAAACAGAAGGAAAGCGAATTGCTCCGGCAGGAAAACAGGTTACCCGGTTATCTGCCGATCATAGAAGGGGAAAAGCATGAGTAA
- the gmhA gene encoding D-sedoheptulose 7-phosphate isomerase, producing the protein MKKTVEEAMTGHRKMVEAVKGLQGKIVEVAEIIARSLRQGGKVLVMGNGGSAADAQHLAAEFVGRFLRERKALPAISLSTDTSILTALGNDYGYDAVFLRQVEALAVSGDVVIGISTSGNSENVIRALEKANKIGCSTIGLAGGEGGAIAGAVDLSLVVPVPDTPRIQEGHILMIHILCDLVEQEFV; encoded by the coding sequence ATGAAAAAAACAGTCGAAGAGGCGATGACCGGCCATCGGAAGATGGTCGAGGCCGTGAAGGGGTTGCAGGGAAAGATTGTGGAGGTCGCAGAGATCATTGCACGCTCCCTCCGGCAGGGAGGGAAGGTCCTGGTCATGGGAAACGGAGGATCGGCGGCCGATGCCCAACACCTTGCGGCGGAATTCGTCGGCCGGTTCCTCCGGGAGAGGAAGGCCCTTCCAGCGATCTCCCTGAGCACGGATACATCAATCCTGACGGCGTTGGGGAACGACTACGGATACGACGCCGTTTTTCTCCGCCAGGTTGAAGCGCTGGCCGTGTCCGGGGATGTGGTGATCGGGATCTCGACGAGCGGCAACTCGGAAAATGTGATCCGTGCCCTGGAGAAGGCAAACAAGATCGGTTGTTCCACCATCGGTCTGGCCGGCGGAGAGGGGGGCGCCATCGCCGGTGCGGTTGATCTTTCCCTTGTTGTGCCTGTGCCGGATACGCCCCGGATCCAGGAGGGGCATATCCTGATGATCCATATCCTCTGTGACCTGGTGGAACAGGAGTTTGTATGA